In Massilia forsythiae, one DNA window encodes the following:
- the prsR gene encoding PEP-CTERM-box response regulator transcription factor, whose translation MTQSKPKLLIIEDDPGLQKQLRWSLDAYDVVVAGDREAALAQVRRHEPAVCTMDLGLPPDPDGSTEGLATLQQILALAPDTRVIVLTGNQDHANAVKAIGMGAYDFHQKPVDAEVLNLVIQRAFYLHDLQQQNRRMQQSQADSPLSGVISRDPGMLKVCRTVEKVAPTSASVMLLGESGTGKEVLARAVHALSPRAKERFMAINCAAIPENLLESELFGYEKGAFTGAAKQTKGKVELAHGGTFFLDEVGDLPMALQAKLLRFLQERVIERIGGHEEIPVDVRIVCATHQKLKELCTQGRFREDLYYRLSEIVVNIPPMRLREGDAALLAHHFKNKFCAQESRSSLHFAPDALAAIEAYAWPGNVREMENCIKRAVIMADGNTIVADDLGLPETGAEESPLNLRQVRDEAEYKAIVKALARVDGNIVKASEMLGISRPTMYDLMNRHAIKVNA comes from the coding sequence GTGACCCAAAGCAAACCGAAACTGCTCATCATCGAAGACGATCCGGGCCTGCAGAAGCAGCTGCGCTGGAGCCTGGATGCCTACGACGTGGTCGTGGCCGGCGACCGCGAGGCGGCGCTGGCGCAAGTGCGCCGCCACGAGCCGGCCGTGTGCACGATGGACCTGGGCCTGCCGCCCGATCCGGACGGCTCGACCGAGGGACTGGCCACGCTGCAGCAGATCCTGGCGCTGGCGCCGGACACGCGCGTGATCGTCCTGACCGGCAACCAGGACCATGCCAACGCCGTCAAGGCGATCGGCATGGGCGCCTACGATTTCCACCAGAAGCCGGTCGACGCCGAAGTGCTGAACCTGGTGATCCAGCGCGCCTTTTACTTGCACGACCTGCAGCAGCAAAACCGCCGCATGCAGCAGTCGCAGGCCGATTCCCCGTTGTCCGGCGTGATCTCGCGCGACCCCGGCATGCTGAAGGTGTGCCGCACCGTGGAAAAAGTCGCGCCGACCTCGGCCTCGGTGATGCTGCTGGGGGAATCCGGCACCGGCAAGGAAGTGCTGGCGCGCGCGGTGCACGCGCTGTCGCCGCGCGCCAAGGAACGCTTCATGGCGATCAATTGCGCGGCGATCCCGGAAAACCTGCTGGAAAGCGAGCTGTTCGGCTACGAGAAGGGCGCCTTTACCGGCGCCGCCAAGCAGACCAAGGGTAAGGTCGAGTTGGCGCACGGCGGCACCTTCTTCCTGGACGAGGTCGGCGACCTGCCGATGGCGCTGCAAGCGAAACTGCTGCGCTTCCTGCAGGAGCGCGTGATCGAACGCATCGGCGGCCATGAAGAGATTCCGGTCGATGTGCGCATCGTCTGCGCGACCCACCAGAAGCTGAAGGAATTGTGCACCCAAGGCCGCTTCCGCGAAGACTTGTATTACCGCCTGTCGGAAATCGTGGTCAACATCCCGCCGATGCGCCTGCGCGAGGGCGATGCGGCGTTGCTGGCGCATCACTTCAAGAATAAATTCTGCGCGCAGGAATCGCGCTCGTCGCTGCACTTCGCCCCGGACGCGCTGGCGGCGATCGAGGCCTATGCCTGGCCGGGCAACGTGCGCGAGATGGAAAACTGCATCAAGCGCGCCGTCATCATGGCGGACGGCAACACCATCGTCGCTGACGATCTCGGCCTGCCCGAGACCGGCGCCGAGGAATCACCGCTGAACCTGCGCCAGGTGCGCGACGAAGCCGAATACAAGGCCATCGTGAAGGCGCTGGCGCGCGTCGACGGCAACATCGTCAAGGCGTCGGAAATGCTGGGCATCAGCCGTCCAACCATGTACGACCTGATGAACCGGCACGCGATCAAGGTTAACGCTTGA
- a CDS encoding glycosyltransferase family 32 protein, producing the protein MSIKALLIPSLNRPPEQVRLPEFEQGAAIPRIIHQTFYDRNLPGPLKANVERMKALNPGWEYRFYDDADIEAFIKQNYPAFVWDYYERIDKRYGAARADFFRYLLMYKVGGVYLDIKSGALRPLDSVLKPDDCFILSKWHSEDGGFEHWGLVFDLRHLHGGEYQQWHIVCSPGHPFLKAVLEQVFFNIDHYDPHLHQTGKRGTLRVTGPVPYTLAIERIRERYPHRVVDSRAALGLEYNVIDGDQGHVKVFKGHYSLQTASIIRLTPLKRQLSHLYGFAQWLNDRLLRSRADAKLTPIEKPAAVLERERLRDERVRAELARSST; encoded by the coding sequence ATGTCGATCAAAGCCCTGCTGATTCCTTCCCTGAACCGCCCGCCTGAGCAGGTTCGACTGCCCGAGTTCGAGCAGGGCGCGGCCATCCCGCGCATCATCCACCAGACCTTTTATGACCGGAACCTGCCGGGTCCCCTGAAGGCGAACGTGGAACGCATGAAGGCGCTGAATCCGGGCTGGGAATACCGTTTCTACGACGATGCCGATATCGAAGCCTTCATCAAGCAGAACTATCCGGCCTTCGTGTGGGATTACTACGAACGCATCGACAAGCGCTACGGCGCCGCGCGCGCCGACTTTTTCCGCTACCTGCTGATGTACAAGGTCGGCGGTGTGTATCTCGACATCAAGAGCGGCGCCCTGCGCCCGCTGGATTCGGTGCTGAAGCCGGACGACTGTTTCATTTTGTCCAAATGGCACAGCGAAGATGGCGGCTTCGAGCACTGGGGACTGGTGTTCGACCTGCGCCACCTGCACGGCGGCGAATACCAGCAATGGCACATCGTGTGCTCGCCCGGCCATCCTTTCCTGAAAGCGGTGCTGGAACAAGTGTTCTTCAACATCGACCACTACGACCCGCACCTGCACCAGACCGGCAAGCGCGGCACCCTGCGCGTGACGGGCCCGGTGCCGTACACGCTGGCGATCGAACGCATCCGCGAACGCTATCCGCACCGCGTGGTCGATTCGCGCGCCGCGCTCGGCCTCGAATACAACGTGATCGACGGCGACCAGGGCCACGTCAAGGTGTTCAAGGGCCACTATTCGCTGCAGACCGCCTCGATCATCCGCCTGACCCCGCTCAAGCGCCAGCTGAGCCACCTGTACGGCTTTGCCCAATGGCTGAACGACCGCCTGCTGCGCAGCCGCGCCGACGCCAAGCTGACGCCGATCGAAAAACCGGCGGCGGTCCTCGAACGCGAGCGCCTGCGCGACGAACGCGTGCGCGCCGAGCTGGCGCGCAGTTCGACCTAA